The genomic window ACCCATTTTGTTCTGGGATTTTTTTTACCATGAACTTTGCAATTTTAAGAATTCCCACCTACTTGTCTCATTAAAATCAGTAATTATGAAAAACAGATTAGAATATTTTCCAATAACTTTATATGCCGTTGTGATGGGAATCACAGGTTTGGCAATCGCTTTTAGCAAATATTCTCAATTAGATTGGTTGCCCGACATTTTTTATAAAGCAAGCTTGATATTTGTTAGCGCTTTATTCATATTGATAACTGTTTTGTATTTCCTAAAAACAATTTATCATTTCAAGGAAGTTAAAAAAGATTTTAAGCATAGAATCCGTATAAATTTCTTTTCAGCAATTTCAATATCCTTTTTGCTATTGTCGATTGCATATCACCCAATGAGTCATAATATTTCGAAAGTTTTGTGGTGGATTGGGCTTGTACTGCACACATATATGATGTTGCACACAATTGCTTTTTGGATACAACACAATTTTGAAATACGGTTTTTCAATCCGGCTTGGTTCATTCCGGTTGTTGGCAATATTCTAATTCCAATAATGGGAGTGGAATTTATGCCAAGAAGTTTTTCCTTTTTCTATTTCTCTGTTGGAGGATTTTTCTGGATAATATTATTCACAATATTTTTGAACAGAGTGGTTTTTCACGACCAAATGCCTCAGAAATTTATTCCTACATTATTCATTTTAATTGCACCTCCCGCAATAGGATTTGTATCGTATTATAAGTTGACAAACCAATGGGATTTGCTTGGAGAATTTCTACTGAACATTACATTTTTCTTCGTACTACTAATAGCTTTTCTCGCAAAAAGTTTCAAAAACATCAAGTTCTTCGTGTCTTGGTGGGCGTTTACCTTTCCTTTAGATGC from Bacteroidota bacterium includes these protein-coding regions:
- a CDS encoding C4-dicarboxylate ABC transporter, translated to MKNRLEYFPITLYAVVMGITGLAIAFSKYSQLDWLPDIFYKASLIFVSALFILITVLYFLKTIYHFKEVKKDFKHRIRINFFSAISISFLLLSIAYHPMSHNISKVLWWIGLVLHTYMMLHTIAFWIQHNFEIRFFNPAWFIPVVGNILIPIMGVEFMPRSFSFFYFSVGGFFWIILFTIFLNRVVFHDQMPQKFIPTLFILIAPPAIGFVSYYKLTNQWDLLGEFLLNITFFFVLLIAFLAKSFKNIKFFVSWWAFTFPLDALTIASALAYQVSGNDIYKYISFAGFVLALSFIIIVSYKTIEKIRKHEICVNEE